From the genome of Poecilia reticulata strain Guanapo linkage group LG22, Guppy_female_1.0+MT, whole genome shotgun sequence:
GAAGGAGTAAAGACGGAGAACGACCACATCAACCTCAAAGTTGCAGGTCAGGATGGATCAGTCGTCCAGTTCAAAATCAAACGACACACGCCGCTCAGCAAACTAATGAAGGCGTACTGCGAACGACAGGTGAGTTGCAAGACTAGTTGGCTGTCATAAGGGATATTACAACCCCTTGCGCAATACAGTACTTTGCAAGTGTTCATACGACTTGAAATTTTGCCCATTTTTGTGCCAGCAACAaacttgtttaaataaaatccagcacaaccagttgccttcagaaaggaaaacacaggTAGCATCATTGGAGTGGCTGAAGAAAAACCACAAGTAGTGTAGAGAAGGAAGTGTCCTGCATTTTGTCTAAGTGGAAAACTCTTCATGTAACAGAAAACCAACACTGTATAGCCCTGAACTCACCGACGGCACATTAACCACGATGGTGGCAGCACCACGCTGTTCGGATGCCTTTCTTTAGCAGGGACAGGAGGTTGGTTGGACGATGCATACAAGTGCTCTAAACTTTTCAAGTCCCATCGCAATACTTTGAAGATTGTGGTTGAGACTTGACCAAATCGAAACAGCTTAGAAATCGCATTCCTGTTTGCGCCCGCTTCAGTTTTCTGGTTGGTGTTTACCCATTGCCCGCTTTCATCGACAGGGTCTTTCAATAAGGCAGATCAGATTCAGGTTCGATGGCCAGCCAATCAATGAGACGGATACACCCGCACAGGTATGGTTGTGCTTTTCTACACGATGAAAcgtgtaaaacaaaacatttcacatatttgtgtatatatatatatatatatatatataattatttttttgttctgctttaaatGCATTGGGACTGCTCAATCCTTTTTGATATCCATCTGTTTTTATGTCCTCTTTCCAGCTGGAGATGGAAGATGAAGACACCATAGatgttttccagcagcagaCTGGCGGGTGCTGCTAAGCCCGACCACCCACCTCACTGACGGCCGGCCATGTTCAAACCATGCCCTAAACCACCTTCACTGTCTCTCCCTCCCTGTTTGCTCCTGCCAGCttataattattgttattattattattattaatattattatttttttcttttgaaagacaTTCTTTGCCTGATGTGTCGGTGCTCGTCAGCtgtttattttactcttttagTCAGGACTGAAGTTGAGTGTTTTCAGTCTTTGCGGCTGGCCGGTCAGGACCACCTCGTCCTTGTCCGGTGCTGCAGATTGTAATCGGACCAACGACTCTCCACAGAAACTACTGTTTCGGCTCTGCTTCCAGCGCGTCAGAGTGTGGGGCTctgcaggtgtttgttttttttgtccagggGTCGCAGTCAGTGGGGCGCGTTTTTGAAGGGGTAACACCGTCTGAACTGAACACCCACCTGCTTgctatttcacttttatttcgttttgtttttgttgagcaGATGTATTTAggtatatttacattttaggtgcttctgcattgtttttgtactttttatttcattttttttgccttccatttaaaattatagtttgtttttccttcctgtaTAGAAATATCCAAATGGGTGTTAGATTAGTTGTGAGGTTAAGAACAATACTCCAAAGACAGAACATCTGCTTCTctttaaatgtatgtt
Proteins encoded in this window:
- the sumo3a gene encoding small ubiquitin-related modifier 3-like → MSEEKPKEGVKTENDHINLKVAGQDGSVVQFKIKRHTPLSKLMKAYCERQGLSIRQIRFRFDGQPINETDTPAQLEMEDEDTIDVFQQQTGGCC